In the Caldilineales bacterium genome, one interval contains:
- a CDS encoding XRE family transcriptional regulator, with amino-acid sequence MDEPSAENIRFGERIKERRAEMGLSLRELAEMTDLSTTFLSNLERGLANPTLASARRIALALRTPLHRLLADSSDSDLVVTRDRRRHMFFPDSNVTYEILTPQLTRKMVLFLVRVPPEAGNIMQQPLAEPTEECIVVMAGEIEIQVAGQTYQLEVGDSIYFENRFMESIRAIDGGPAEYISAVVRPGQG; translated from the coding sequence ATGGACGAACCCTCCGCGGAAAATATCAGGTTTGGCGAGCGGATCAAAGAGCGTCGGGCCGAAATGGGCCTCAGCCTGCGCGAACTGGCCGAGATGACCGACCTCAGCACCACCTTCCTCAGCAACCTGGAGCGCGGTCTGGCCAATCCCACGCTGGCTTCGGCGCGGCGGATTGCGCTGGCGCTGCGCACGCCGCTGCACCGACTGCTGGCCGATTCCTCGGATAGCGATCTGGTGGTGACGAGAGATCGGCGGCGGCACATGTTCTTCCCGGACAGCAATGTCACGTATGAGATCCTGACGCCGCAACTCACCCGCAAGATGGTGCTCTTCCTGGTGCGGGTGCCGCCCGAGGCCGGGAACATCATGCAGCAGCCGCTGGCTGAGCCAACCGAAGAGTGCATCGTGGTCATGGCAGGTGAAATCGAGATTCAGGTTGCTGGCCAGACCTACCAGCTCGAGGTGGGGGATTCGATCTACTTCGAGAACCGCTTTATGGAAAGCATCCGTGCCATCGACGGTGGGCCGGCCGAGTACATCTCGGCGGTCGTGCGCCCTGGGCAGGGGTAG
- a CDS encoding TIM barrel protein, with protein sequence MEYTGYLDFWFRDRPIVARVEPMVGLGFRRLDVWYWRGQPMADLAAECRRLGAVLNSAFDDEMGSLVDPGDNELTYRSWAESLEMAVRFGVQHLFLFSNQVDLIDGKTWTRRLSANFTPAQQYANALRQTERILKLVEQTPVQVWVEALNEFHIQGGILVHNHDLAADWVRRFQHPQLRMVFDCYHQQRDSGNLIWGLEAYAGLYDAVHIADVPTRQEPGTGEINFANIRRKLGKLGYNGFVGLEFYPSTTEAEALAKVRAVFPLESPPEDPKGL encoded by the coding sequence ATGGAATACACCGGTTATCTCGATTTTTGGTTTCGCGACCGGCCCATCGTCGCACGGGTCGAGCCGATGGTCGGGCTGGGGTTCCGGCGCCTGGATGTGTGGTATTGGCGCGGCCAGCCGATGGCCGACCTGGCCGCCGAATGCCGGCGGCTGGGCGCCGTGCTCAATTCGGCCTTCGACGACGAGATGGGTTCGCTGGTCGATCCGGGCGACAACGAACTGACTTACCGCTCCTGGGCCGAGAGCCTGGAGATGGCCGTCCGTTTCGGCGTGCAGCACCTGTTTCTCTTCTCCAACCAGGTCGATCTGATCGACGGCAAGACCTGGACCCGACGGCTTTCCGCCAACTTCACGCCCGCCCAGCAATACGCCAACGCCCTCCGCCAGACCGAGCGCATCCTCAAGCTGGTGGAGCAGACGCCCGTGCAGGTGTGGGTGGAGGCGCTGAACGAGTTCCACATCCAGGGCGGCATCCTGGTGCACAACCACGACCTGGCCGCCGATTGGGTGCGGCGCTTCCAGCACCCGCAATTGCGCATGGTCTTCGACTGCTATCACCAGCAGCGCGACTCCGGCAATCTGATCTGGGGGCTGGAGGCCTACGCCGGGCTGTACGACGCCGTGCACATCGCCGATGTCCCCACCCGCCAGGAGCCGGGCACCGGCGAGATCAACTTCGCCAACATCCGGCGCAAGCTGGGCAAGTTGGGTTACAATGGCTTCGTCGGTCTGGAATTCTACCCCTCCACCACCGAAGCCGAGGCGCTGGCGAAAGTCAGGGCGGTTTTTCCTCTGGAATCTCCTCCAGAAGACCCTAAAGGTCTTTGA
- a CDS encoding orotidine 5'-phosphate decarboxylase, whose amino-acid sequence MTSRRLHHIFRPDGRALIVAFDHGLIDGPIPGLERPGETLAQIVAAGADAVLTSFGVAARFTRELAPVGLILRLDGGGTKLGKIGPGAQFHTVEAALRLGADAVVVSAFPGAAHEEATLHTLAAVIDEAHAWGLPVMAEMQPGGFDAGPEFTTTENVALSARVAAELGADWVKAPYAPDFGRVVAACYAPVVMLGGAKKNSERTMLENIKQAVAAGGAGVAIGRNIFQADDPGRMTAAVAAIVHGGASVDEAMTILFD is encoded by the coding sequence ATGACCTCACGCCGACTTCACCACATTTTCCGGCCCGATGGCCGGGCGCTGATCGTCGCCTTCGATCACGGCCTCATCGATGGCCCCATCCCCGGCCTGGAGCGCCCCGGCGAGACCCTGGCCCAGATCGTGGCCGCCGGCGCCGACGCCGTGCTCACCAGCTTTGGCGTGGCCGCCCGCTTCACCCGCGAGCTGGCCCCCGTCGGCCTGATCTTGCGGCTGGATGGCGGCGGCACCAAGCTGGGGAAGATAGGCCCCGGGGCGCAGTTCCACACCGTCGAGGCCGCCCTGCGCCTGGGCGCCGATGCCGTCGTCGTCTCGGCCTTCCCTGGCGCCGCGCACGAGGAAGCCACCCTGCACACCCTGGCCGCGGTCATCGATGAGGCCCACGCCTGGGGGCTGCCGGTGATGGCGGAGATGCAGCCGGGCGGGTTCGACGCCGGGCCAGAGTTCACGACGACCGAGAATGTGGCCCTCTCGGCCCGCGTGGCCGCCGAACTGGGCGCCGATTGGGTCAAGGCCCCCTACGCGCCCGATTTCGGCCGCGTGGTCGCCGCCTGCTACGCGCCCGTGGTCATGCTGGGCGGCGCCAAGAAGAACAGTGAGCGCACGATGCTGGAGAACATCAAGCAGGCAGTCGCGGCGGGCGGCGCCGGCGTGGCTATCGGTCGCAACATCTTCCAGGCCGACGACCCCGGCCGCATGACCGCGGCGGTGGCGGCCATCGTCCACGGCGGTGCCTCGGTAGACGAGGCCATGACCATCCTCTTCGATTGA
- a CDS encoding DUF2277 domain-containing protein, producing MCRNIKPLYNFAPPATEDEMRAAALQFVRKISGFNAPSAANQAAFDRAVAEISAAASALLADLVTAAPPRDRAVEAAKARARTARRFG from the coding sequence ATGTGCCGGAACATCAAACCCCTCTACAATTTCGCCCCCCCTGCCACCGAGGACGAGATGCGGGCGGCGGCCTTGCAGTTCGTGCGCAAGATCAGCGGTTTCAACGCGCCCTCGGCGGCCAATCAAGCCGCCTTCGACCGCGCCGTGGCCGAGATCAGCGCCGCCGCCTCGGCCCTGCTCGCCGACCTTGTCACCGCCGCCCCGCCGCGCGATCGCGCGGTCGAGGCCGCCAAAGCCAGGGCGCGGACAGCGCGGCGGTTTGGCTGA
- a CDS encoding helix-turn-helix domain-containing protein, translating to MASAAPIHEDDIHQAENESLGASIRARRLELGMGVRDLARATGLSATFVSKLEHGRANPTLDTLRAIANALGAPLFRLLAGPDERDPVVRRRQRRRTVVTPGHVSIELMVPDLHHKMVLFQVHATAADGNLVGPPLMVPTEECILVVQGSVAVTVSGQAHHLQAGDSIYVEGRSLEAIRVTSEGEASFISAMTPPAF from the coding sequence GTGGCCAGCGCCGCACCGATCCACGAAGACGACATCCACCAGGCCGAGAACGAAAGCCTGGGCGCCAGCATCCGGGCGCGGCGGCTGGAGTTGGGCATGGGGGTGCGCGACCTGGCCAGGGCCACCGGGCTGAGCGCCACCTTCGTCAGCAAGCTGGAGCACGGCCGGGCCAACCCCACGCTCGACACCCTGCGCGCCATCGCCAACGCCCTCGGCGCGCCCCTGTTCCGCCTGCTGGCTGGGCCGGACGAGCGCGACCCGGTGGTGCGGCGTCGCCAACGCCGGCGCACAGTGGTCACGCCCGGCCATGTCAGCATCGAGCTGATGGTGCCCGACCTGCATCACAAAATGGTCTTGTTCCAGGTGCACGCCACCGCCGCCGACGGCAATCTGGTGGGGCCGCCGTTGATGGTTCCCACCGAAGAGTGCATTCTGGTCGTGCAGGGCAGCGTCGCCGTCACCGTCAGCGGTCAGGCGCATCACCTCCAGGCCGGGGACAGCATTTATGTCGAGGGGCGCAGCCTGGAAGCGATCCGGGTGACGAGCGAGGGCGAGGCCAGTTTCATCTCGGCCATGACCCCGCCGGCCTTCTGA
- the mch gene encoding methenyltetrahydromethanopterin cyclohydrolase, translating to MTFDMQTYSVNRAAVAMIDDAIARADELQIKAWRADCGAMLVDMGLTCPGSWKAGQVFVEAGFGGLGKADYGVFDLDPFVLPTIQVWVDQPVIAVVASQAGCWELGQGEYAEIGSGPARAAALADRWSGSGYSDRGADKVVVQLQTQRIPNDELCRFVADACQVSPDRVYVVFAPTACLVGAIQVASRTVEQVMVKLFLHGFDIHSVRHGFGVAPVAPLAATEGEAMGRVNDCLFYGATTVLYADAPDEAIAPVLARLCFDVNAGEFWGLPFAQIFDHFGRNWFAVPDLIDSPARVIINSLQSGRSFVGGQINRQVLRRSFFGGS from the coding sequence ATGACCTTCGACATGCAAACCTACAGCGTCAACCGGGCCGCCGTGGCCATGATCGATGACGCCATCGCCCGCGCCGACGAGTTGCAGATCAAAGCCTGGCGCGCCGATTGCGGCGCCATGCTGGTGGATATGGGCCTGACCTGTCCCGGCAGTTGGAAGGCCGGCCAGGTGTTCGTGGAGGCCGGTTTTGGCGGGCTGGGCAAGGCCGATTACGGCGTCTTCGATCTCGATCCCTTCGTGCTGCCCACGATCCAGGTCTGGGTCGATCAGCCGGTGATCGCGGTGGTGGCCTCGCAAGCGGGATGCTGGGAGTTGGGCCAGGGCGAGTATGCCGAGATCGGGTCGGGGCCGGCGCGGGCGGCGGCGCTGGCCGACCGTTGGTCGGGCAGCGGTTACAGCGACCGCGGCGCCGACAAGGTGGTGGTGCAGTTGCAGACGCAGCGCATCCCCAACGACGAGCTGTGCCGCTTCGTGGCCGACGCCTGCCAGGTGTCGCCCGACCGGGTCTATGTCGTCTTCGCTCCCACCGCCTGTCTGGTCGGCGCCATCCAGGTGGCCTCGCGCACGGTCGAGCAGGTGATGGTGAAGCTCTTCCTGCACGGCTTCGACATCCACAGCGTCCGCCACGGCTTCGGCGTCGCCCCTGTCGCCCCGCTGGCGGCCACGGAGGGCGAGGCCATGGGCCGGGTGAACGACTGTCTGTTTTACGGCGCCACCACCGTCCTCTATGCCGATGCGCCCGACGAGGCCATTGCCCCGGTGCTCGCCCGGCTCTGCTTCGATGTCAACGCCGGCGAGTTCTGGGGCCTGCCCTTTGCCCAGATTTTCGACCATTTCGGTCGCAACTGGTTTGCCGTGCCCGACCTGATCGATTCTCCCGCCAGGGTGATCATCAACAGCTTGCAGAGCGGTCGCAGCTTCGTCGGCGGGCAGATCAACCGCCAGGTGCTCCGGCGCTCGTTCTTCGGGGGGAGTTGA
- a CDS encoding FAD-binding oxidoreductase: MAERSHDVVIVGGGFIGNAIAYHLAGEGASVLLLEAGGLGSGSSGACGGRAQVAEGHPGLHLQLVMLGLARLEQLEDELDCGFDWRRLGNIMLIRRPEHWQEWVAQVAQLKSLGLPADMLDPAALRQAEPELCLDDYLGGAWCLEGHLHPQKYCWAFARAARRHGATLAAHEPVIGLERAGQRLTAVRTPQGRYAAGAVLVAAGAWSGQVLALAGAHLPVRSTNAEAMVSEPLPPVLRHHLGMADFYETIHHAPRAVSLGVLQMQPGTLYISESVEMGERMRHHTSLWGPPGMAAELLRLAPKLAHVRVLRAWTGQSPFLPDAQPAVGWMPGFDNLFVAACFHLTITTTPILSELIAGMILGRAPRLALDAFDPARFHTPQRPL; encoded by the coding sequence ATGGCTGAGCGATCACACGATGTGGTCATCGTCGGTGGGGGGTTCATCGGCAATGCCATTGCCTATCATCTGGCTGGCGAGGGCGCCAGCGTGCTGCTGTTGGAGGCCGGGGGCCTGGGCAGCGGTTCATCGGGCGCCTGCGGCGGGCGGGCGCAGGTGGCCGAGGGGCATCCGGGGCTGCATCTGCAGCTGGTGATGCTGGGTCTGGCCCGCCTGGAACAATTGGAAGACGAACTGGACTGCGGCTTCGACTGGCGGCGGCTGGGGAATATCATGCTCATTCGCCGCCCGGAGCATTGGCAGGAATGGGTGGCGCAGGTGGCGCAGCTCAAATCGCTGGGCCTGCCCGCCGACATGCTCGACCCGGCCGCCCTGCGCCAGGCCGAACCCGAGCTCTGTCTGGATGACTATCTGGGCGGGGCCTGGTGTCTGGAGGGCCATCTGCATCCGCAGAAGTACTGCTGGGCCTTTGCCCGCGCCGCCCGGCGGCATGGCGCCACCCTGGCCGCGCACGAGCCGGTGATCGGCCTGGAGCGCGCCGGCCAGCGGCTGACGGCGGTGCGGACGCCGCAGGGCCGGTACGCGGCCGGGGCGGTGCTGGTGGCGGCAGGCGCCTGGTCGGGCCAGGTGTTGGCCCTGGCCGGCGCCCATCTGCCCGTGCGTTCGACCAACGCCGAGGCCATGGTCTCCGAGCCGCTGCCGCCGGTGTTGCGGCACCACCTGGGCATGGCCGATTTCTACGAGACGATCCACCATGCCCCGCGGGCAGTGTCGTTGGGCGTCTTGCAGATGCAGCCGGGCACGCTCTATATTTCCGAATCGGTAGAGATGGGCGAGCGCATGCGCCATCACACCAGCCTCTGGGGGCCGCCCGGCATGGCCGCCGAATTGCTGCGTCTGGCGCCCAAGCTGGCCCATGTGCGGGTGCTGCGGGCCTGGACAGGGCAAAGCCCCTTCCTGCCCGACGCTCAGCCGGCCGTCGGCTGGATGCCCGGTTTCGACAACTTGTTCGTGGCCGCCTGTTTTCACCTGACCATCACCACCACGCCCATCCTGTCCGAGCTGATCGCCGGCATGATCCTGGGCCGCGCCCCGCGGCTGGCGCTCGACGCCTTCGACCCCGCCCGTTTTCACACTCCGCAAAGGCCACTATGA
- a CDS encoding ABC transporter ATP-binding protein — MTPNPAALSAAISAIPRLRLMDISKHFDALKANDHISLEVMPGEVMCLLGENGAGKTTLMNIAYGLYRADGGQIEIDGKPATIRSPHEAIAQGVGMVHQHFMLAPPLTVAENVILGARPLLSRASLLSNMKAIEKQVEEVSARYGLKVDAAAHVSSLSVGEQQRVEIVKALFRGVNLLILDEPTAVLTPQETTDLFRTLRTLTAAGLSIIFITHKLNEVMAAGDRVTVLRDGRVVGQRSVRQTTPHELAQLMVGREVKMSFEKPPPARGEEMLAIEGLTVRNEEGREVIRDLSLRVARGEIVGIAGVDGNGQSELALAIAGLIQPAAGRIRLGGVDMAGKSPQAMIQAGLRHIPEDRHNEGLVLEFSVADNLALKRYNRPPFTRRGVLRPRAILDYAARLVKMFDIRTRSLTATTAELSGGNQQKVVLGRELDHDPDVIIAAQPTRGLDVGATEYIHTTLLGQRARGAAILLISTELEEVLALSDRIAVLYEGQIVGEVPGDRANTQKIGLMMAGVKDAAGA, encoded by the coding sequence ATGACCCCGAACCCTGCCGCCCTATCGGCCGCCATCTCGGCCATCCCACGACTGCGTCTGATGGACATCAGCAAGCATTTCGACGCGCTCAAGGCCAACGACCACATCTCGCTGGAGGTGATGCCGGGCGAGGTGATGTGTCTGTTGGGCGAAAACGGCGCCGGCAAGACGACGCTGATGAACATCGCCTACGGTCTCTACCGCGCCGATGGCGGCCAGATCGAGATCGACGGCAAGCCGGCGACCATTCGCTCGCCGCATGAGGCCATCGCCCAGGGCGTGGGCATGGTGCACCAACACTTCATGCTGGCGCCGCCGCTGACCGTGGCCGAGAACGTCATCCTCGGCGCCCGGCCCCTCCTCTCCCGCGCGTCGCTGCTCTCGAACATGAAAGCGATCGAGAAGCAGGTGGAGGAGGTCTCGGCCCGTTACGGTCTCAAGGTCGATGCGGCGGCGCACGTGTCCAGCCTCAGCGTGGGCGAGCAGCAGCGGGTGGAGATCGTGAAGGCGCTGTTCCGCGGCGTCAACCTGCTCATCCTCGATGAACCGACCGCGGTCCTGACGCCGCAGGAGACGACCGACCTGTTCCGCACCCTGCGCACCCTGACCGCCGCCGGGCTGTCGATCATCTTCATCACCCACAAGCTGAACGAGGTGATGGCCGCTGGCGACCGGGTGACGGTGTTGCGCGATGGCCGGGTGGTGGGTCAGCGTTCCGTGCGCCAGACGACGCCGCACGAGCTGGCGCAACTGATGGTGGGCCGCGAGGTCAAGATGAGCTTCGAGAAGCCGCCGCCGGCCCGGGGCGAGGAGATGCTCGCCATCGAAGGGCTGACGGTTCGCAACGAAGAAGGCCGCGAGGTGATCAGGGATCTGTCACTGCGCGTGGCCCGGGGCGAGATCGTCGGCATCGCCGGGGTGGATGGCAACGGCCAGTCGGAGTTGGCGCTGGCCATCGCCGGTTTGATCCAGCCAGCGGCTGGGCGGATCCGGCTGGGCGGCGTCGATATGGCCGGCAAGTCGCCGCAGGCAATGATCCAGGCCGGGCTGCGCCACATCCCCGAAGACCGGCACAACGAAGGCCTGGTGCTGGAGTTTTCGGTGGCGGACAACCTGGCGCTCAAGCGCTACAACCGGCCGCCGTTCACCCGCCGGGGCGTGCTGCGCCCGCGCGCCATCCTCGACTACGCCGCCCGCCTGGTGAAGATGTTCGATATCCGCACCCGCTCGCTGACGGCGACGACGGCGGAGCTTTCGGGCGGGAACCAGCAGAAGGTGGTGCTCGGCCGCGAGTTGGACCACGACCCGGACGTGATCATCGCCGCCCAGCCCACGCGCGGGTTGGATGTGGGCGCTACCGAGTACATCCACACGACGCTGCTCGGCCAGCGGGCGCGCGGGGCAGCCATCCTCCTGATCTCGACCGAGCTGGAAGAGGTGTTGGCGCTCAGCGACCGCATCGCTGTGCTCTACGAGGGGCAGATCGTGGGCGAGGTCCCGGGCGACCGGGCGAACACGCAGAAGATCGGGTTGATGATGGCCGGCGTGAAAGATGCAGCAGGGGCCTGA
- a CDS encoding ABC transporter permease, with translation MDILLVLQSLLQTTLRMAAPLIYTSVGETYNERAGLVNIGLEGIMLIGAVTAYLVVYGTQSVALAVAAAALTAGIFGAIFALVTVSLRANQIVTGTAINLIGLGLSSFVYRVAFGAVPAARIQPLTATRIPVLGDIPLLGPILFQHNWLVYAALVLPFVAALVLNKTMLGLAIRAAGEHPRAVATAGISVLRLRYGAAIFGAMLAGVGGAYLTIAWANVFVENMVAGRGFIALAIVVFGRWRPLGVFLACLLFGFTYALQLRLQVQNLQVAYQFLQILPYLATLVAMILLRGQSVQPKALGVPYEERA, from the coding sequence ATGGACATCCTGCTCGTCCTGCAATCGCTTTTGCAGACCACCCTGCGCATGGCCGCGCCGCTGATCTACACCTCGGTCGGCGAGACCTACAACGAACGCGCCGGCCTGGTCAACATCGGGCTGGAGGGGATCATGCTGATCGGCGCGGTCACGGCCTACCTGGTCGTGTATGGCACGCAATCGGTGGCGCTGGCGGTGGCGGCGGCGGCGCTGACGGCAGGTATCTTTGGGGCCATCTTTGCCCTCGTCACCGTCAGCCTGCGCGCCAATCAGATTGTGACGGGGACGGCGATCAATTTGATCGGCCTCGGCCTCTCCAGTTTCGTCTACCGCGTGGCCTTCGGCGCCGTGCCCGCGGCCCGCATCCAGCCGCTGACCGCCACCCGCATCCCCGTGCTGGGCGACATCCCCTTGCTGGGGCCGATTTTGTTCCAGCACAACTGGCTGGTCTACGCCGCGCTCGTGCTCCCCTTCGTCGCCGCCCTGGTCCTGAACAAGACGATGCTGGGGCTGGCCATCCGCGCGGCCGGAGAACACCCGCGGGCCGTGGCCACCGCCGGCATCTCCGTCCTCCGGCTGCGCTACGGGGCCGCCATTTTCGGCGCCATGCTGGCCGGCGTCGGCGGCGCCTATCTCACCATCGCCTGGGCCAATGTCTTCGTCGAGAACATGGTCGCCGGGCGCGGGTTCATCGCCCTGGCCATCGTCGTCTTCGGGCGCTGGCGACCGCTTGGCGTCTTCCTGGCCTGTCTGCTGTTTGGCTTCACCTATGCCTTGCAGTTGCGGCTGCAAGTCCAGAATTTGCAGGTCGCCTATCAGTTTTTGCAGATCCTGCCCTATCTCGCCACCCTCGTGGCCATGATCCTGCTGCGCGGGCAATCGGTGCAGCCCAAGGCCCTGGGCGTCCCCTACGAGGAGCGGGCATGA
- a CDS encoding ABC transporter permease: MTDRPNHGGVAARPAAAPRLRRDSIQALWRGVLLPVLSILAALAVGALILALAGYDVRSAYAALWDGVFGNTRNIGEAFLRATPLILIGAGIAVAFRAGIWNIGAEGQFYLGTIGAAWFGLNAASLPPAVAIPLAIAVGFIFGGVWAGIAGWLKVRLGLNEVVTTIMLNYIALGLVSFLITGPMMESIRANPQTDLVARSILLPRIWPPTRVHLGFILAAIAAAVLAFSLFRTPLGFAIRAVGLNPTAARHAGIDVGRQFVLAMLLSGGAAGIAGAVEVMGVTERLYANISPGYGFQGIAVSLLASNNPLGVILSGWLFGALGSGSQMMQLTAGIPDVMIYILQGLVILFLVSFRLLGDKLGRR; the protein is encoded by the coding sequence ATGACCGATCGCCCCAACCACGGCGGCGTTGCCGCCAGGCCAGCCGCAGCCCCCCGGCTCCGCCGCGACTCGATACAGGCGCTGTGGCGCGGGGTGTTGCTGCCGGTGCTCTCGATCCTGGCGGCATTGGCGGTGGGGGCGCTGATCCTGGCGCTGGCCGGCTACGACGTGCGCTCGGCCTACGCCGCCCTCTGGGATGGCGTCTTCGGCAACACGCGCAACATCGGCGAGGCCTTTCTGCGCGCCACGCCGCTGATTCTGATCGGAGCGGGCATTGCCGTGGCCTTCCGGGCCGGCATCTGGAACATCGGCGCCGAGGGGCAGTTCTATCTGGGGACCATCGGCGCCGCCTGGTTCGGGCTGAACGCCGCCAGCTTGCCGCCCGCCGTCGCCATCCCGCTGGCGATTGCCGTCGGCTTCATCTTCGGCGGCGTCTGGGCGGGGATCGCCGGCTGGCTGAAGGTGCGGCTGGGCCTCAACGAGGTGGTGACGACGATCATGCTCAACTACATCGCCCTCGGTCTCGTCAGTTTTCTGATCACCGGGCCGATGATGGAGAGCATCCGCGCCAACCCGCAGACCGATCTGGTGGCCCGCAGCATCCTTCTGCCCCGCATCTGGCCGCCCACCCGCGTCCACCTGGGCTTCATCCTGGCGGCCATCGCCGCCGCCGTCCTGGCTTTCAGCCTCTTTCGCACCCCGTTGGGCTTCGCCATCCGCGCCGTCGGCCTCAACCCCACCGCCGCCCGGCACGCCGGCATCGACGTCGGCCGCCAGTTCGTGCTGGCCATGCTCCTCAGCGGCGGCGCCGCCGGCATCGCCGGCGCCGTCGAGGTGATGGGCGTGACCGAACGGCTGTACGCCAACATTTCGCCGGGCTATGGCTTTCAGGGCATTGCCGTTTCGTTGCTGGCCAGCAACAACCCGCTGGGCGTGATCCTGTCCGGCTGGCTGTTCGGCGCCCTCGGTTCCGGCTCGCAGATGATGCAGCTGACCGCCGGCATCCCCGATGTCATGATCTACATCCTCCAGGGCCTGGTCATCCTCTTCCTGGTTTCTTTCCGCCTCCTGGGCGACAAACTGGGCCGCCGCTAG
- a CDS encoding BMP family protein, with product MTSPKRHLWFILALTLVASLVLSACAAPAPAATPAPAADTFKVGLVHPSPITDSWSGLAYAAQQRAQKELGAEIANVQVGDPAGYEKAFSDFGSQGFDVVVGHGFQYDDAAAKVAPQFPNTYYVIVNGSSVGPNLTGINTIPGYVQIMYAAGMLAGKMSKTHKCAAFTLEMPATKLPNEGFIAGFESVPGNECSLVTLNDQNDVGAAKEAALQAMANGADILSANANLAGSGVWQAVAEQGGDKVFAVGTVGDVNSQAPKNMLFSLAQDVPTSIFNAIKAIKEKTIEPGSSITFRLQNPGDLAAYPIVFNPDLPANVLTDEAKAELQANIDKISSGEIKVPGAE from the coding sequence ATGACATCGCCAAAGCGCCATCTCTGGTTTATTCTGGCATTGACGCTGGTCGCATCGCTGGTCCTATCCGCGTGCGCCGCCCCTGCTCCCGCGGCTACCCCCGCCCCTGCGGCCGATACCTTCAAGGTTGGCCTGGTCCATCCCTCACCCATCACCGATTCCTGGAGCGGGCTGGCCTACGCCGCCCAGCAGCGCGCTCAGAAAGAATTGGGGGCCGAGATCGCCAACGTGCAAGTGGGCGACCCGGCCGGCTACGAGAAAGCCTTCAGCGACTTCGGCAGCCAGGGCTTCGATGTGGTGGTCGGCCACGGCTTTCAGTATGATGATGCGGCCGCCAAAGTGGCGCCGCAGTTCCCCAACACCTACTACGTCATCGTCAACGGCAGCAGTGTGGGGCCGAACCTGACCGGGATCAACACCATCCCCGGTTATGTGCAGATCATGTACGCCGCCGGCATGTTGGCGGGCAAGATGTCCAAGACCCATAAGTGCGCCGCCTTCACGCTGGAGATGCCCGCCACCAAGCTACCCAACGAAGGCTTCATCGCCGGCTTCGAGAGCGTTCCCGGCAACGAGTGCAGCCTGGTGACGCTGAACGATCAGAACGACGTCGGCGCGGCCAAAGAAGCGGCGCTGCAAGCCATGGCCAATGGCGCCGACATCCTCAGCGCCAACGCCAACCTGGCCGGTTCGGGCGTGTGGCAAGCTGTGGCCGAGCAAGGCGGCGACAAGGTGTTTGCGGTCGGCACCGTGGGCGATGTCAATTCGCAGGCGCCCAAGAACATGCTGTTCAGCCTGGCGCAGGACGTGCCCACATCGATCTTCAACGCCATCAAGGCGATCAAGGAAAAGACGATCGAACCGGGCAGTTCCATCACCTTCCGCTTGCAGAATCCGGGCGATCTGGCTGCCTACCCCATCGTCTTCAACCCCGACCTGCCCGCCAATGTCCTCACGGATGAGGCGAAGGCCGAGTTGCAGGCCAACATCGACAAGATCAGTTCCGGCGAGATCAAGGTCCCCGGCGCTGAATAA